Below is a genomic region from Chelmon rostratus isolate fCheRos1 chromosome 7, fCheRos1.pri, whole genome shotgun sequence.
CCAGCAGGAGCATCATGTAAACATGTCCTCCCCCTGCAGCGAGTTCCAGTGGTTGTCCCGGCTTCCTGTCACAGGTGAGCTGGACGGCGCCACCCTGAGGCAGATGTCGGAGCCCCGCTGCGGGGTTTCGGATGAGGGCAGCCAGCAGATCTGGGCTGAGAGGGTAAACGCCATCTTCGCTGGAAGGAGACGACCACAGCGCCGCAGGAGGCGCTCTTCTGCCCAAGGTGGGTACATCATGttaatatgtgtgtttctgagtaTCTATAGTGAAGACCGAACTGAGATCTTCTCCTCAGTTTGCAAGCTGTGATGTAATTCGTTGCCTTGTAGGTGGaggctttgtgtgtgctgttgtggaGTGGTCATAAATAGCCAACAGTGAACTAGGAGGGTGCGCCTCTGTAAACTAAAGCACTAAATAGAGGTGAAGGGTGTAATTAAGGCAGGTAGAGTGTCTGATGTCGCACACGTCAGCCCGGGTGATTCCTGCTTTTAGCTGCAATTACACAAGTTCATATATCTTGCACGTCATCTTTGCTGGGTGAGAAGCTCACCTTCAGCTTTGCTCAGTAACATCTTTAATCTTGGTGGTTTGAGAAAGAACAGCAGCGACACATCCTGCAGCTCCAGTTCCTCCTCTTtggctctctgtgtttcctgtgaaaATCTGCAATTCCAAGTCGTGTTCCTTCAAATGCTGCAGTTTTTCCTTTAAGGACTTATTGAGGCCCTTGTTGGAGATTATCCTAATGTTGTGCTTTGAACACAACAGCGTTCATTggtgagctgcagtgtgacctGGCCAACGACTGCAGGATTTAAGGTGTTTACCGGTGGTTCAGAATGCAGCTGAACAGCCAGATTTCTTGCAGACTGCATGAAGTATTTGAGCACAACATCCTCCACTCGTAGCTTAGGAGAAAATCCTCAAGAGGTGTAATTTGTCCTCTCCTCTAAACACATGTCGGAGATATTGAGTGGAGCTGGGTTCAATTTTTTAAAACTATAatgggtctttttttttgttttgttttgtttacccTGCATCAAAATGACGCTCTCATGTTGCTGCCCAGGAGTCAatagttgtttttctttatagctCTGGGTCCACCCTGTTATATACAGTTCTGGGTCCATATTTGTGCCTGTCACTCCTCTATCTCCTCTGTGAGTGAGCGGCAGCAGCCTGGTGCCTCCGGCCTCACGACGTGTGAAGCCTCCACATTCCTTCCTGTCACTGACGAGGTTGGCTAATGTTCAGGGAATGCAGCGGTGGCTGATGTTTGCCGCTGCCTCTTCGTGTCAGTACCTGACATGTTCCCTTCTGGTAAACACGGCCACAACTGACTGACTGGATCACGTTGTTTTGCCAGACCGGCTGGCTGTCTCAAAGCCCAGATATCTTACCGGCTAAATGAGTGGATATCTTGCTGAGTGACTGACTGTTTGGATGGATTACAGCCTGTTGTTGAATTAACGAAACAACTCTCTGCCATTATATGACTCATATGACAGGTAGCTGTATTATTAAGGGCAGATGCTTTTACACCCTCAGGTCGAGCCTCTTGTGTATCCACTGTCCTCATTCAGCAATGCAATAACTTCATTGAGAGCGGCAGCACAGTCAGGCTGTGTAACCACTGCCTTGTACTCACACATTAGTTGCTTTGTCAAACAGTGGCAGCAGATAAAGTATATGTCTGCCTGTGACTTGAAGAATGTTTACTGGAGGAGTTGTATGTTTGAACAGAGCATTTGGTCTGAAAGATTCAGACGGGGTAAATAAAAATTGCCAGCATGGTGGCGGTAACATTTGATTTGCAGGCCCGGATGTGCACGGTCCTTGTTTTTAGCCGTGCTAGCGGCTAGTTGGATGGAAATGCTGGTTGGTCTGTCCACcgctttttttttggaagaaatTTTGTACTGACATGTTTTGTCCCCGAAAAATGAATCCTACCAACTTTAGCAATCCCTGACTTGTGCTCTGGCGTCATTAAGTtcacatttgtgtgtatataatAGTTTGGCAGTAATTGGATGGATTCAATTAAAGTTGGTGCAGACATTCGCGTTGAATATAATAACTTCACTTTTTATTGTAGGGTCAAAATGCCAGTTCGTCCATTACTTTGTTTTCAGTGGTAATTggcaatgttagcatgctaacacgctaaactgagatggtgaccacagtaaacattacacctgctgaacatcGGCATGTTAGTGGTTGTaagcatgttggcatgctgacattagcagtTAGCAACACTGTACTTATGtgacctcacagagctgctggcatgcaTGCAGACTCCTCTCATCTATAAATGTAGGATTCAATTGCATTTCAAATTGTGCCGCAGTCAGTGCTTTGTTTACAAGCTTGATCTCATTTTGCATGTGAAATTACACTTTGACTAGATCTCAGAAAGTTTGTGCTACTGTAATTTTTTTCGCCATGAACTGGcgattatttatatttattgttatttatatttAGTTATTCTGGTTCACTCGGGGTGGCCAAAAGCACAAAAGCTGTTTTCCATCCAAAAACCGGTTGTTTCAAGTTCTAGAGTCTCCAAAATCAACACCAGCACCAGTCTGGTGTGAACATGGCTGCCTCTGAGCCTCCTGGAAACTGAAAACAGACCTTGACTTGTGGTTGAGTCTGATGGTCATTCCCACTGATATTTACAGAGCCCACATTCCACCACCCTTGTCCAAGATAAGTGCTGTGAGTGtgataggtgtgtgtgtgtgtgtgtgttgcagaggtgTGCATTATGGATTTGTGCCCTGCCCATGGAAACTGTTAACCACTTTATTGctattttacagcattttacCAGCATATGCTAATTTGACACCATTTCAGATGCACAGATTGTAGTTCAAGGCCTTGCTCACTAGAGCTGCAACAGTTGCTTGATTATAGGGCTGCAAttacagattattttcattctcgATTAATtggctgatttgttttcttcaattGATTCGTTCGGTCTATgtgatgtcagaaaatggtTAAAAGTGTTCATCAGTATTTgccaaagcccaagatgatgtccttaaatgtcttgctttgtccacaacccaaagatctTCAGTTAACTGTCATAATGGAGTGaggaaaccagaaaatattcacatttaagaggaagaattttgactttttcctctTATGAAATTCATCAAACGATGAATctattatcaaaatagttgaagATTAATTCAAGCTGACACCAGTAACAAACCAAATCTCTCTGCACCTCCACAAACAATAAGTTCAGCTATCGGACGATCACGCTCACTTCCTAATGTGTGTGATAACCCGCCCGCCCCACACTGCTGCTATAGAAGGCATCATGGTAATTGCTTCCATAAGGGAAGTCGGGGAATGTCTTGTGTATCTGACTTCCTGGCTTCTCTGCCGTCCTCGGGGACCCTTTACTCTGCGGCCGTCTGGGACGGAGAAAGGCGCCTGAGCTGTGCTGAGAATGCAGATCTGCACACATCAAGTGGCGACAGGCCTGATGCATATTGTTCAGCttggagagaaaaatggagcTGGGTTGGGAAAACAAGGGAATGTGTTCAAGTCTCCCACTGACTCTGCTGAGAACTAGACCAGATATTAAAtagtgtgaaataaaaatcagactTTCGAAGGAAAATGGAGGCTGTATTGGCAGTGGCATTACTCCTGAGGCTGAATTCTGACCTTCTTgcatcttattttgtttttttcatcaatGGGATGACTGCTGTTCACTCCCATACAGTTGTGGTGTCGAGGTCACACTAAGATTACCTGATATGGGTGCTACAGCAACAGTCTGCAGCACATGCCTCTGGTTTTATCACTCTCATCTCTCACATGAGTCTCTGCTGTATATTATGGGGCCGAGCGCAAATGGCATCACGTGAACTCGAGGGTTGACATTGTCACACCTGACCGCCTCAGTTCCCAGTGTGTGATTGAGCAGAGGTGAGTACCGCAGGAACATGTGCAGACCTCCCACTCACATAAGGCCTCCACATCGGGGCAAACATAAGACGACCACATCTTTAAATATTTGGACAACTGTAAGTGCGCCGGAGTTATTTTGCCACTTTTTAGTCCAGCCTCAAATCTGAAagtatgtgtaaatgtgtgaggCCCTTGAGGCAAGTCCTCTACAGTGCTTTAACCAGGGAATTCTAGCACTCATTCTCACCTTCGTACCAGTACAAGTACAAATAGTTTGAAAGGGCAGTAAGCTCATTTTGTTAGAGCTACTGCCACTGCACCTTGGCAGTGGTCCTGTagttgtttcacattttttctgtgtcagaacAACTCTAAACCTAAAGATTTCTGCAGAGATGGTTAAGACGATCACTCCATTAAACTCTGCACACCTTCTTGAAATCATCtccttgtttaaaatgtgctcaCCGTCCAGcctctccagcttcctcccCCTAAAAGTTCTTGCTATCTAATGACTGTTTCCTGTGAGGcggcctctctgtctgcttgttGTGAATGTTAGCTGCGTGCTCTgagaccttgtgtgtgtgtgtttgctgttgtgtttgctttgcgTCCCGATTGCTACATCGGCTAATCCCGTGTCTGTATTGAAGAGATCAGCCTTTTGTAAATTAAAGAACGGCTGAATTTAACtccccccttccctctctcccccaaACACATGGGAGATTCTGACGTTTGCGACACATGCAATTATATCTAAGCTGAGAAACCACAGACACGTGTTGAAGTAAACTGTTTAGTCGAGTGTGTGCTCACAGTGCTTGTTAGTTTACCCAGCTGCGAGCTAACATGCTTAACATCCTGTCATTTTGGCTTTGCACTTCAAAACATCACGTCTGAACACGGGATATCTGGCATCCGAGTTTATGATGCAGATATGCAACATATAAATCCTGCCTGCCAACATCTACTGCTCCAAATACCCCTGCTCACTGGGACTGTCTGGTGATTGGAGCTTATCTGCAGTTGCAAAGGCTATGATGTGATGAATCAGATTGCGGGCTTCATACCTGCATGtctcacctctctgtgtgttccGCAGCTGAGAGGTGGTACAAACGGCATCTGACCTACCAGATAGTGAACTGGCCTCGCCACCTGCCTCTGGGCTCGGTGCGGCTCGCGGTGCGCGCTGCCTTCCAGCTGTGGAGCAACGTGTCGGGCCTGGTGTTCCAGGAGGCCCCTGAAGGCCCAGCGGACATCCGGCTGGCCTTTTATGAGGGAGACCACAACGACGGGGCCAACAATGCCTTCGATGGACCAGGTCAGGGACACCACAAGTTGACAGATCCCATCTGTGTTTTCATCTATAAGACCACTCAAGGAAGATTTGTCATAGTTTTAATTAGTGTGCGTGAGATGATTGTTTTGTGTTATAATCTGGTGTCTGTAATTTGTTCTCAGATCTCTCTTGCAAAAGAGAGCTACACTCTGTATTAGCCTGAATTACACAATAACACGAGTTTCCATGATTTGTAAACACAATGTTAACTaaggtttggtttgtttttggctgATGTGACTGTTGAACTGTAAAGTGATGACTCTGAGCCTCCAACTGTTTCCCACCTCTCGGACCCGCAGGAGGAACCCTGGCTCACGCCTTCCTGCCTCGCCGCGGTGAGGCCCACTTCGACAGGGCGGAGAGGTGGACGCTGAACGGACACAAGGGACACAACCTGTTCATGGTGACCGCCCACGAGATCGGACACACTCTGGGACTGGAGCACTCCCCCGTCCGCCACGCCCTGATGTCACCGTACTACAGGAAACTGGGCCGCAGCCTGGTGCTGAGCTGGGATGACATCATTGCCGTGCAGCAGCTGTACGGTGAGACGATGGTACCTCTGTGGGTTTATTGTGTCTCGTCCAGATTCCTGCGGCTTCTCGATGGAAATGTTTTCTTGGTGGAACGTCGTGTGTGCTCTTAAGGTTAGGAAGAGTGTTAAACGTAGCAccttcactgcacacacagatatattttTACCACTATTTCCTCAGGTTTAAAGTCTGAAGGGCTGAGAGAAAAAAGCACTTTAGAGGACAGTTGACAAATGTCTCACTGTCTGGCCTCAGGACAGCCGAGTTAAAGACGGCGACATGAGGTTGCAGTTCAGGAAGAACTGTTGTTGGAGTACATAGAGCCAATTGCATGAGTGACTGCCTTGTTATGAAACCAGACTGTCTTTGAGGAAACGCAGAAGTGGAACCATTTTTGCTCTGTTGCCCATTAAACCGGGAGTCGTGGCACTGAGCTGTGAAGAGGCCGGAGAGGCAGCGCTAAAGGCCaccagctgcaaacacagaatgAGAATGAATAGAACTACAAAGCCTGATGAGTTCCCACAGTTCATTAAAGCTGGTTTTAAAATGACACTTGTCTTCTTAGCAGTATCTTCCTGGTTGGTCGTCTTTGCCCATTTAAGCTTGCTACACATTCAGTTGTAGTGAAACAAAGCCCACGGCTATGAATGTGAAGTTATAAGTCCATGGCAGCACTAGTTGTGAAGGAGATTACTGGAAGTCATGATTTATAGAACAGGAAGGGAAAGAACAGACGACTTTTGGtaatcatgaaaaaaaactCTCGATcacaaagagctgaaacaacttcctctgtgttttcagttaagTTTGCCTTTAACAGTGAGAGGACGTCTGTTCTATCAGCTTCACTTCTGTGGCCTctcagctgctggaggctgtAGACTGAGGGCAGCAGCGGTGGTGTGAGCGTCACAATAACACAGGCTGAGTGGCCTCAGCTCTGGCAGGAGGGCTgggcctgtttgtgtgttattattACCACCCAGTGTTTGCCTGGGAGTTCAGTTTGATTGGCTGCTGGTGTTGTTGCAGAGTGTGGGAGCGCTGCATACAtctttgtgtgtgacagatctaatattttctgtttgctttgagCGTGCTGACCCTCCTGGCATGCGTAAGGCACGTTCCCACATGTGCAGCGTTCTTctgctggttgtgttttttttccccctgctgctACGATACTGATTTCACTGCAGCCGTTGCACAAGCACACGCCTTTCGAACTTGACCCTCCTCTACCTTGACGTGGTGCACAGGTTGCAAAAGTGCATGAAGCACTTCGCCTGGTTTGGCCCTGAAACGAGGTGTACGACAGCTGCAAGTGAAGACACAACACTGTACAGGAATGTTCGCATGGCCGCAGGATGTTCTCGTTATCGTTTGGATTATTCAGATTCAGCCCAACAGAAGCTGGCAGGCAGGCCGCGTCCATATGCCTCCTTTTCTGTTTAATATCTGAAGAGTCCCATCTGCTTTGCCTCTGGAGATATTCTGGCCTCAGCTTCCTAAAATGGTATTTGCCAGCCTTTTCTCCTCAGGGCTCCCTTATTCACCctggatttgaaaaaaaaacccagtaaCTGACCATCCTGCAGCCTCGACCCAGCCGCCACTCAGACTCacattctcattttcagctcaaTAACTACAGCACTTAATGCCACTTTGATTTATTATGTGACCACCGCCATTAAATTAATAGCCACAAATGAGCGGCAGTTAGAACACCTGATTAGGCTTTAGTCAGTCATTGAGCTGtatatgttttgcttttaaactGAGAGCTGAATGTTTGCTTATCAGCctttaaagaaagacagaaaggagagcTCGCTCTTGCACTTATCTACCTGATTTCCACCCCGCGGCAGTCATTTCTGTAAACTGCAGCCGCTCCCACGTAAAAGTCAGGCagctccacagacagacacggaCAAGAACTGCAACTAAGACTTCCTCTGATTGCTCTGTGACAAGAAACATGAAAACCCTGAGAGCGTCTAATATATAAGACCACGCTGGAGGTGATTCTGCCTTATAAGATgatgtatttacagtatgtgtgaggAACAGCAGCGGTGGAGCAAGTGTTCTGCAGCCTGTTGCACCAGCTGGAGCCTTAACTTAACTTCACCTAGCCTAGTTTTGTCAGAAATGGTCACTGCCCCGGGGGTAGTTGATCTAAATCATAAAATGTCTGAATTATACTCACTAGTggtaaaacagcagtttttctgCCACACCACGTCATTTTTATCAGTTGCATGCCAGTTTGAAACGCAGTAATGCAGCAGAGAGCTAATTTATTGATATGATATTTCAATATCAATCAGTCTCACTATGATGTGCCACCATACTAGTGGCTCATGCCAGCCAGAAGGCTTTGCACACTGTAACCGTGACGATTCAACTCTATCTTTGATCGCCTTAGTAATGATTTCACGCCCAAGTGAGTCACGCCCAAAGTAATCGTGGTGCGACCAATTTTAGCAGCTGATTTAGTTAGAAACAAAGTTGACGTTACTGAGCCTTCAGTGTCGACTTCACATGCCTGCTTGGGAGAAAGCCCAGCGCTGATCCTTTCCTTAGCTCAAAGTAATACCataatgtagaaaaacataGCAAGTAAAAACCCTGCATTGAAAATAGTATCAAGTATTACTGAGCAAAATGCACTTGAAGTGTCAGAACTTGCTCCCTGTGTGTTATAGTATTAAATATTTATACTTatcactgatgcattaatgtgtaatcTATAAAGTAGGATTTTATAGAACAATTATACATACTGTTATGTAATGTCATGCAGTCAAAAGTACAATAAGTCCCATTGAAATGAAGCATGTTAGAAGACTAAAGTGGTATAAAATGGAAGTGCTctagtaaagtacaagtacctcaaataaACTACTGAAGTAAATGTGCTTACAGTACATCTCACCACTGGTGAACGGTCATAGTAAAGACAACACACAGGAATAATATGGACCTTAACTCTaacaacacacatttacaacaaTTTTCATACAAAGTATTATGTTGCACACATTTTATTATATCCCATGTATTGTTTATGATGTTATGGATGCCCAGAAGTGTAATAATATGGATTTTCTCAGGATACTCTCAGTATACTGTCATGTTGAGTCGTGGTATCTTGTACTTCTTGCACCActaatgaatgtaaacagagTGAAGTCAGACATCCAGCCCTTATCtcacactgctcacacacacgcacacacacacacagctgggcaGCAGTCCATGCGCTATccactgtggtgtgtgtatatctatttttcctgctgtcttcctcctgtttttgGGTGTGCTGATTTTATCCACCTCCTACACAAATGTTTGTTCAGCTCCTTGCAAACAAAACGTCTGTAATCACGTCTAAAGCACCGCCGCTTTACTCTTGATGCTTCGGCGTGTCGCGCTTCTCCTTTTGTGCAGCTTCGATTCGTCCTGTGTTCTTTTGATCTCGTGTGGCAGCGCACTCTGAGGTCGTACAGAACGAGGAGGGGGGGTCTGTTTCAAGTGCTAGAAATTCAGTGAGTTTGTTTAAGCTTCCAGTGTGTGCTCTATCTAGAgtgctttgtttattttctgcccAGTATAATGTCACCCATCAGTATACATCAACCCAGCCACATCCTGTAAAGGACAATTTAAATGTTAACATTATCCAAGTCCTGTTCTGGGAGAAGCCTgcactgtttgtctttctgtgcgTTCCCATGCTGTTCAGTTCAGAAAATACTTCACATGCTTTTGGCATGCATGAGAAATGAAGCTGATTTTGGTCACTGTAGGTTTAAAATAATCACCTCTGTGTAACCACGCTAACTGTGGATCGACAACAACCTCTGCAAAGTGATTATATGACAGTAAGTGGATTCATCTTTCGTGGCCTTGTCTGTCACCTTTCACTTCCTTGTTTTTGCCCTCAGGTAAGCCGTCAGGCGATCGCCCCGTGAGGCTGCCAGGCCAGGTTTTGCACGCCGCGCTGCAGGAATGGGAGTTCACAGAGCTTCATAGCGGGCATCAGGCCACAGGGCAGCCTCTCTACTGCCAGGGTGTCTTTGATGCCATCACTATGGGTGAGCTCCAAACAAAATATTATTAGAGAATAGCGTGCAGCCACATCCGCCATGACTGTGGGCACTGGTGCGGCTTCAAAAGTAGTAATAATCCTGTTCAAACAGAAGAGATTCCTGTTATTGTATTTCGTTTTTAAACTGGTGGTCAAAGCCAtgttaacaacaacaatgacgtgaaatgaaacaaaacagtaaaaaagagcagaaagttTTCATCCAATCATCCATTTCTAAAGtcaggaatgaatgaatatatataatgtttttttctttcctgtttgtgtgcgtcCAGACCAGAATGAGACAGTGCTGGTGTTTCGGGGCAGCGTGTACTGGACGGTGTCGGCTGAAGGTGGTGTGAGCGGCCTGCTGCCTCTCCGTCAGCGCTGGTCTGACCTCCCACCGGCCATCGAGGCCGCCGCCTTCTCCCCGCTGGACTCCAAGTGGTATTTTTTCAAAGGTGCCGCCTCGCTGAGCTCATGAATGTGACTCACACTTCCTTTTAAAGACATTCCCTAACCTGACGAATCTGTTAAAGCCCAAAATAGATTCTGTTGTGCCTATTTAAAGGCTATACTGCTCTGAAGCCTCAGCTGTAGTTTTAAGGCAGCTTCACCTGTGTGCTAAAGGCTAATAACTGAAGTTATTGCCAAGTTTAACTTGGCTGCTAAGAGCCAAAAACCTGACAGTGCTGTCTAGATTCTACTTAATCCGCTACGTGCAGAACAGTTTAAGACTCCCTCTATGACGCCATTTTTAAAATTCCAAATCATCTCAATCTTTTTCTTTGATCTTCGTTCTTTGCGAACTGAAACAGTCATTGTTGATTCTTTGCACTCGTAAGCAGCAGGTTGTAATTCAAGCCACTGAACCCctaaatatttgtttattcaaggttcaaggttcatAAAAgtcctcactgtcactgtgagtttTAAAAGAGCAGAATTTActgcatctctttgttttgatAGAAATCTTTCTCTTTTAAAGTGGCCACGTGAGTTTGACCTGTCAACGTACTGGATGAATCTTTGGAGCTACTGAGATaaaatatagtatatatattCTCCAGTCAAGGCTGCAGACTGCTGTTAGGGCTCCGACTCTTTGAAATAGCTCACCCGAGGAACCCTGACTGGAAAATGCCCTTTTTTAAGCCGTCTCTCAAAACCTACTTTACCATTTGGCTTTTTCGAAATTATTATATCTCTCACTTATTTTAACTGCTATTTTATGTGTTACTTTTACCCattattttgtttacttttaacttttttgttATTGAGTGACTGTGAGTTCTTTTATTTGCCTTTGgctgtgaagcactttgtaactgtaGTTTTGCAAGGTGCAAGAAAAGTAAACTCATTATTATagtcaacattaaaatgacttATTTATGTCCAAAGTTATCGCTGACTAACACAATCTGTCTCTTTACATTTCCCTCCTTGGCTGGTGGTGTGCAGGGAAGCGGATGTGGCGCTACACCGGCAGGGTGCTGGACCCCGGCTTCCCCAGGCAGAGCAGTGAGTTGGGGCTGCCTCGCCATCCTGACTGTGCCTTCTATTACGCTCCTCTGGGTCACATGGTCATCTTCAAGGGCTCCCGCTACTCTGTGCTGAACCTCAAAACCCTGCGCCAAGAGCCCTACTACCCCCGCAGGCTGATAGACTGGACTGGTGTGCCACAGGGGACCAATGGGGCACTGACCCGACCAGACGGACGCCTCTACCTGTTCAGAGAACAGCGGTTCTGGAGATTTGACCCGATCAAGGTGCGAGTCACCAGAGAGGGACAGTGGGCCAAGGATCTGAGCTGGACTG
It encodes:
- the mmp28 gene encoding matrix metalloproteinase-28 encodes the protein MSRRPPARRGAGRDMRAAWILTVATLITARTAAGSPLVLEPEVFLEKYGYLHQDKHIHTAVEIQSAVCEFQWLSRLPVTGELDGATLRQMSEPRCGVSDEGSQQIWAERVNAIFAGRRRPQRRRRRSSAQAERWYKRHLTYQIVNWPRHLPLGSVRLAVRAAFQLWSNVSGLVFQEAPEGPADIRLAFYEGDHNDGANNAFDGPGGTLAHAFLPRRGEAHFDRAERWTLNGHKGHNLFMVTAHEIGHTLGLEHSPVRHALMSPYYRKLGRSLVLSWDDIIAVQQLYGKPSGDRPVRLPGQVLHAALQEWEFTELHSGHQATGQPLYCQGVFDAITMDQNETVLVFRGSVYWTVSAEGGVSGLLPLRQRWSDLPPAIEAAAFSPLDSKWYFFKGKRMWRYTGRVLDPGFPRQSSELGLPRHPDCAFYYAPLGHMVIFKGSRYSVLNLKTLRQEPYYPRRLIDWTGVPQGTNGALTRPDGRLYLFREQRFWRFDPIKVRVTREGQWAKDLSWTGCSSAPQNNNIL